Genomic segment of Trueperaceae bacterium:
CATCACCCGCCGGACGGCATCATAACGGCGGGTACACGTCGTACCTCACGGTCCGTCCGCGCAGGGAGCCGCTGGGCTCCACCCCGCCGAGCGGCTCGGCGCGCAGGTGGCGCTTCACGACCACGCGTCTGGTCGCTGCCTCGCGGGCGGCTTGCAGCAGGTCGGGCGCGCCCGACTCGTCGGCGCCGAGCAGCTCGCGCAGCAGCGCCATGCCCTTGGGCGGCAGCGCGCGACCGCCCGGCCCCGTGAACATCGGGTCGAGGTAGACGACGCCGCGCCGCTCCGGGGCGAGCGCGCCCGCGCGCAGGACGTCGCGCGCGTCGCCGGTCACCAGCTCGACCCGGCCCGCGGCCTCCGCCGCCGCCGGGCCGAGCGCGCCGCCGACAGCCCGCTCCAGCGCGTCGGCGAGGAGAGCGGAGAGCAGCGGGGAGCGCTCGATCAGGATGACGTGGGCACCGCGCGACGCCAGGCGGAAGGCGTCACCTCCCAGGCCGGCGGTGGCGTCGACGACCCGCTCCTTCCCCGCCAGCGCGGCCCGCCACAGCGGGTCAGGGGCCTGGCGCGGCGCGCGGCCGAGGGACGCGACGGCGGCGGTCACGGAAGGTCCGCCGCCCAGCCGCAGGCCCAGCCCGCCCGGGCCGACGGTGAGGACGAGGGCACCCGGCGGCGCGGCGCCCGCCTCGGTCGCTCCCGCCGCCCCTAGTGACGCCGCCAGCGCCTCGGCGCGCGTCCGCGACGCGGCGTCCTCGACCTCGACCCACACCGGGCGCCCCTCCACGCGGAGATGGTAAGGGGCGTGCCGCTGGGGGACGCCGGGGTCCCCGCGGAGGGGTCGGCGGTGGCCGCGCACCGTGCCGCCGGGGACAGGCGACGGGCGGCGTCGTGCTACGATTCGATGCGCAGGAAGCGTGATGGCGTTCGATTCTCAAGCGCTGTGACCCTTTCCGTTACGAACCGGAAGCGAGAGCGCAGGACCGCCACCGCGAGAGGAGGCTTGGCATGACCAACGAGCAGCTCAGGCAGCGGCGGGCCGCGGCGGTCACCCCGGGGGCGGTGAGCACGCACCCGTTCCACCCGGTGCGCGGCGAGGGCTCCTACGTCTGGGACGTCGAGGGCAAGCGCTACCTCGACTTCTCCACCGGCATCGCCGTCATGAACATCGGCCACTCGCACCCCGCGGTGGTCGAGGCCGTGAAGCGCCAGGTGGAGCAGTTCCAGCACCTCTGCTTCGCGGTCGGCATGCACCCGAGCTACATCGAGCTCGCCGAGCGCCTCAACGCGCTGGCGCCGGGCGACGCGCCGAAGAAGACGTTCCTGGCGAACTCCGGCGCCGAGGCGGTGGAGAACGCCGTGAAGATCGCGCGCGCCTACACCGGGCGCCCCGGCATCGTCGCGTTCACCCACGCCTTCCACGGGCGCACCTACATGGCCTTCTCCCTCACGGGCAAGGCCAAGCCTTACAAGGCCGGCTTCGGCCTGCGCGCCGCCGAGGTGTACCGGGCGCCGTACCCGTACCACTTCCGCAACCCCTGGGGCGCCGAGACCGAGGAGGAGACCGGCGAGAAGGCGCTGGCCGTGCTGAGGGACCTCGTCGAGGTCACGATCGGCGCCAGCGAGGTCGCGGCGTTCGTGATCGAGCCCGTCGCCGGCGAGGGCGGCTTCATCCCCGCCCCGGCGAGCTTCCTGCGCGGCCTGCGCGAGTTCGCCTCCGAGATCGGCGCGCTGTGGATCGACGACGAGGTGCAGGCGGGCGTGGGCCGCACCGGGAAGATGTGGGCGGTCGAGCACCACGGCCTGGAGCCTGACCTCGTGACCTCGGCCAAGGCCCTCTCGTCCGGCTTCCCGCTCTCGGCCGTCGTCGGCAAGGCCGAGGTGATGGACGCGATGAAGCCCGGCCAGCTCGGCACGACCTTCGGCGGGAACCCCGTCTCCGTCGCGGCCTCGCTGGCCACGCTCGACGTCATCGAGCGGGAAGGCCTGCTCCAGCGCGCCGCCGAGATCGGCCGCAAGGCGATGGCGCGCTTCGCGGAGCTGCAGGGCCGCTACCCCGGCATCGGCGACGTCAGGGGCAAGGGGGCCATGATCGCCCTGGAGTTCGTGGCGGAGGACGGGACCACGCCGGACGCCGCCAGCGTCGATAGGATCGTCGCGTTCGCGCGCGACGCCGGGCTGGTGCTGCTGCCCACGGGCTCCTACGGCAACGTGATAAGGCTGCTGCCGCCGCTCAACCTCTCCGACCAGGAGCTCGAGGAGGGCCTGACGATCATCGAGCGCGCCGTCGCCGCCACGCTGCGCGAGGGCCCCAGCCCGGTGAGGGACCTGGCGTCCGCCGCGGGCTGAGGGCCTTCGCCCGCCTCACGGATCTAGGGCCCCGCGGCGCGCCGCGGGGCCCTTCCTCGACCGGCCCTAGGTGCGATCGCTCAGGGCTGGTCGCCCTGCCTTATCGGCACGCCGACCATGTTCCCCCACTCGGTCCACGAGCCGTCGTAGTTGCGCACCCGCGGGTAGCCGAGGAGGTACTTGAGCACGAACCAGGTGTGGCTCGAGCGCTCGGCGATGCGGCAGTAGGCGATCACGTCCTTGTCCGGGGTCACGCCCTTGCCCGCGTAGAGCCTCTCGAGCTCGGCGCGGTCCTTGAAGGTGCCGTCCTCCCTCACGGCCTGGGCCCACGGCAGGTTGATGGCGCCGGGGATGTGGCCGCCCCGCAGCGCCCCCTCCTGCGGGTACTCGGGCATGTGCAGCTTCTCGCCCGTGTACTCCTGCGGGCTGCGCACGTCGACGAGGGCGCCCTCGCCCGAGCCCACCTTCAGCAGGTGCTGCAGCACGTCGGACGCGAACGCCCTGATGCTGGCGTCGCGGTAGCGCACCGCGTACTCGCCGCGCTCGTAGGTGGGCACCTCGGTCGTGAGCTCGCGGCCCTCGGCCACCCACTTCTGCCGGCCGCCGTTCATGAGCCTCACGTCGGCGTGGCCGTTGTACTTGAAGAACCACAGCGCGTAGGCCGCCCACCAGTTGGACTTGTCTCCGTAGAGCACCACGGTCGTGTCGTTGCTGATGCCCTTCGACTCCATCAGGTCGGCGAACGCGGCGGCGTCGATGAAGTCGCGCCGGTCCTTGAGCTGCAGCTCGGTGAGCCAGTCGATCTCGACGGCGCCGGGCACGTGCCCCTGCTTGTAGAGCAGCACGTCCTCGTCGACCTCGACCACGCGCACGTCGGGCCGGCCGAGGTTCTCGGCCACCCAGTCGGTGCTCACCAGCACGTCCGGGACGGCGTAGGCGTTGGCGGAACTGCTGTCACCCATGCGGGTCCTCCCTTTCGCGCCTCGGATAGTAACCTCGATCCCCGTCGCGGCTGGGCGGCCCGTGAGCGCCAGGCGCGTTCCACGTCCCGGGCGAAGCGGCCTCCGGGCGTCGGCGCCCCGGCGCGCGCGGACCCCGGCGCTGGGGCGGGCCGAGCGGGACCGCCGGCGGGACGCGTCCGGGGCTGGGCTATACTCCGCGCGGTGAGCGCCTACAAGCTAGCGGCGTCGGTGCTGGCCGCCGACTTCACCAGGCTCGGGCAGAGCGTGCAGGAGGCCCAGGACGCCGGCGTGGAGTGGCTGCACCTCGACGTCATGGACGGGCACTTCGTGCCCAACATCTCCTTCGGCCCGGCCGTCGTGGCGGCGGTGAAGAGGTCCTCGACCCTGCCGCTCGACGTGCACCTGATGATCGCGCGGCCCGCGCAGCTCGTCGAGCGCTTCGCGGCCGCCGGCGCCGACGTGATCACCGTCCACGCCGAGGTGGACCCGCACCTCCACAGGCTCCTGCAGCAGGTCAGGGCGACGGGCGCGAAGGTCGGCCTGGCGGTGAACCCCCTCACGCCGCTCGGCGTGCTCGAGGCCGCCCTGCCCTACCTCGACCTGGCCCTGGTGATGTCGGTGAACCCGGGCTTCGGCGGCCAGGAGTTCATCGCCGGCAGCATCGCCCGCATCGAGGCGCTGAGGCGCATGCGGGACCGCGCCAACCCCAACTGCCTCATCGAGGTCGACGGCGGCGTGACGGCAGCGAACGTCAAGGCCGTCGTGGAGGCCGGCGCCGACGTCGTCGTGGCCGGCACGGCGGTGTTCGGGGGCATGGGGCCCGTGGCCGACAACGTGACGGCGCTGCGCGCCGCCGTCACCTAGACCCGACGAAGGGCAGGGGCTGCGGCCCCGCGCTGGCAGCCGCCGTCGGCCGGCGCCGTCTCGGGCGCGGAGGGCCCGGCCGGAGCGGCGCCGGCGCAAGCGGACCTCGTCTCAGGCGGCCTCGGCGAAGCGCCCCAGCGCGCGGAACCTCTCGTAGCGCTGCGCCAGCAGCGCGGCGGGCGGCAGCCCCTCGAGAGCGTCCAGCTCCTCGACGAGCGCCCGCTGCACCGCCGCGATCGCCTCGTCCGGGGAGTTGTGGGCGCCGCCAAGGGGCTCGGGCACGACGCGGTCGACGACGCCCTGCTCGAGCAGGTCCTTCGCCGTGAGCCGCAGCGCCTCGGCCGCCTTGGGGGCCTCGGCGGAGTCGCGCCACAGGATCGCCGCGCACGACTCGGGGCTTATCACCGAGTAGATCGCGTTCTCGAGGATCAGCACACGGTTCGCCACGCCTATCGCCAGCGCGCCGCCCGACCCGCCCTCGCCGATGACGACCGAGACGGCCGGCACCTCGAGCCGGCTCATGCGCTGGATGCAGGCCGCGATGACCCAGGCCTGCCCCTGCTCCTCGGCGGCGAGGCCGGGGTAGGCGCCCGGCGTGTCGATGAGGCAGACGACGGGCAGCCGGAACTTGTCGGCGAGGTCGAACATGCGCATGGCCTTGCGGTAGCCGCTGGGGTGGCTCATGCCGAAGTTGCGGGTGATGTTCTCCTTGGTGTCGCGGCCCTTCTGCTGGCCGACGACCACGACCTGCCTGCCGCCCAGCTCGGCCAGGCCCGTGACCATGGCAGGGTCGTCGCCCAGCGTGCGGTCGCCGTGCAGCTCCTGGAAGCCTGAGAACGCCTTCGTGAGGTAGTCGAGGGCCGTGGGGCGGCCGGGCGCGCGCGCGACCTGGACTCGCTGCCAGCGCGTGAGGTTCTCGAACGTGTCGCGCTTGAGCCTGTCGAGGCGCGCCTCCAGGAGGGCGATCTCCTCGGAGAGGTCGACCTCCTGCTCCTGGGCGTAGCGGCGCATGTCGGCGATCTTCGCCTCGAGGTCCTCGATCGGCTTCTCAAAGGGCAGCGGCATGCAGCTTCTCCAGGGGGGCGCGCTCCTTGGCGCCCGACAGGGCCTTGAGCACGGCGGCGAGCCTGCCCTTCAGCTCGGCGCGCGGGACGACGTCGTCGACCATGCCCTTCTGCAGCAGGAACTCCGCGCGCTGGAAGCCCTCGGGGAGGTCCTGCTTGATCGTCTGCTGGATCACGCGCGGGCCGGCGAACGAGATCAGCGCGCCGGGCTCCGCGAAGACGACGTCGCCCAGGGTCGCGAAGCTGGCGGTGACGCCGCCGGTGGTGGGGTGGCTCAGCACGACCACGTAGGGCAGCCGCTCGGCGGCGAGGCGCTCGAGCGCGACGGTGGTCTTCGCCATCTGCATCAGCGACAGCGCGCCCTCCTGCATGCGCGCGCCGCCCGAGGCCGTCACGGCGACGAGCGCCAGGCCCTCGTCGGCGGCGCGCTCGGCGGCGCGGGCGATCTCCTCGCCCACGGCCGAGCCCATGGAGCCGCCGAGGAAGAAGAAGTCCATGACGACGAGGGCGACGGGCGTGCCGCCCAGCTCGCACGCGCCGGTGACGACGGCCTCCGGCCTGCCCTGCCGCTGCTCGGCCTTCTCCAGGCGCTCGACGTAGGGCTGGGTGTCGGTGAACTCCAGCGGGTCGACGGGCCTTATCGCGCCCGACCACCGCTCGAAGGTGCCGGGGTCGGCGAGCATGTCGATGCGGTCGTCGACGGGCATCGTGTAGTGATGCCCGCACTCGGGGCAGACGTGCAGGTTGGCGATCAGGTCCTTGCGGTAGATCTGCGCGTTGCAGGCGTCGCACTTGAGCCACAGTCCGGCGGGAGCGTTGTCGTCCTCCTTGCGGGTGGGACGGTTCCGCCTGAAGAGGCGTTCAAGCGCCATCTCGCCTCCCTGCCGGCGTGTCGGTGTACGTCAGCGCAGGCACGCGCCAGTGTAGCAGTCAGTCACGTGCGCTCAAGCGACCCGGACCGACCGAGGCGGCCCCGGGCGCGTCGGCGTCGCCCGCCGCGGCGCTCGCGGCCTCCCCGGGCTCGGTCGCGGCCGCTAGCTCTGCCATCTCGCCGGGCAGCTCGGCCGCGGACCCGCCCCCGGTCATCTCGCTGCGCCCCGTGAAGCGGGCGCCCTCCTCGATGTCGAGCGCCGCGGCCTTCACGTCGCCGACCAGCTCGCCGCCGTTCCAGATCTCGACCTTGCCGCTGACGACGACGTCCGCCCTCACCTTGCCGAGGACCCGCAGCTCCTCGGCCCGCACCAGCGAGCCGACGATCACGCCGGCGGGAGCGACCTCGACGACCCCGTCCACCTCGACGTCGCCCTCCACGACGCCGTGGACCCTGACGCGGCCCACGGCCTCCACCCGCCCGACCAGCTTCGTGCCGCGGTGGATGTACGTGAACGGCTCGCGCTTGGCGGGCTCCTCCTGCTTCTTCGGGGTCCTCCTCAGCATCCTGCCTCCAACGTGGCCGGCGCCTGGCGCCCGGCCCGCGCCCCCAGGTTCCCCCACCGCGCGCCCCGGAGGACGAGTGATGGCTCACACGTCAAGCGGCTGGCGGCGACACGTGGAAGGAAGGCGTATCCTAGCCGAATGGAAAGAGCCAGGGTGGTCCTGGTCACGAACGTGGGCCAGGGGTTCGGTCGCGCGGTGTCGCTGGCGTACGGGCGCGCCGGCTACCACGTCGTGTGCGCCGACCGCGACGTCGACCTGGCCTCGAAGACCGCCGCGGAGGTCGAGGAGCTCGGCGGCCAGGCCATACCCATCCAGGCCGACATGACCACCCAGATGGACGTGCTCACGACGTACCAGAAGGTGCTGGAGATCTTCGGCGCGCTCGGCGGCGTGGTGCACGTCGCCGAGCACGTGAACACGACGCCGTTCGAGAACATGGCCGAGGCCGAGTTCTTCGAGGTGATGGTCGAGGACCTGCGCAGCTCGTTCCTCGTCCTCAAGACCGCGGCGCGGCTCCTGTCCGTGGGCTGGGTCGTCATCGTGGCGCCGCCGGCCCTGGACTCGGTGCAGATGCACGCGGTGCAGGGCGCCCTCGCCAGGATGGTGACGGGATTCAGGGAGCGCTTCAAGTTCCCGCGCGCGAACCTCGTCGTGCCCTCGCGCCTCAGCTCCGACCCGCTGCACGACCAGGCGCTGGTGAGGGCCGTGCGCTACCTCGGGTCACCCGAGTCGGCGGGCGTCTCCGGCCAGATCGTCGACGTGGACCTCCCCGAGCCGCCCCGCGTCGCCGAGGCGCTGCTGCCCGAGGTGCGCGCCGCCCTCGACGACAAGGTGAGGCAGGACGAGGAGTACGAC
This window contains:
- a CDS encoding class I SAM-dependent methyltransferase; protein product: MEGRPVWVEVEDAASRTRAEALAASLGAAGATEAGAAPPGALVLTVGPGGLGLRLGGGPSVTAAVASLGRAPRQAPDPLWRAALAGKERVVDATAGLGGDAFRLASRGAHVILIERSPLLSALLADALERAVGGALGPAAAEAAGRVELVTGDARDVLRAGALAPERRGVVYLDPMFTGPGGRALPPKGMALLRELLGADESGAPDLLQAAREAATRRVVVKRHLRAEPLGGVEPSGSLRGRTVRYDVYPPL
- the gabT gene encoding 4-aminobutyrate--2-oxoglutarate transaminase, with translation MTNEQLRQRRAAAVTPGAVSTHPFHPVRGEGSYVWDVEGKRYLDFSTGIAVMNIGHSHPAVVEAVKRQVEQFQHLCFAVGMHPSYIELAERLNALAPGDAPKKTFLANSGAEAVENAVKIARAYTGRPGIVAFTHAFHGRTYMAFSLTGKAKPYKAGFGLRAAEVYRAPYPYHFRNPWGAETEEETGEKALAVLRDLVEVTIGASEVAAFVIEPVAGEGGFIPAPASFLRGLREFASEIGALWIDDEVQAGVGRTGKMWAVEHHGLEPDLVTSAKALSSGFPLSAVVGKAEVMDAMKPGQLGTTFGGNPVSVAASLATLDVIEREGLLQRAAEIGRKAMARFAELQGRYPGIGDVRGKGAMIALEFVAEDGTTPDAASVDRIVAFARDAGLVLLPTGSYGNVIRLLPPLNLSDQELEEGLTIIERAVAATLREGPSPVRDLASAAG
- a CDS encoding sulfurtransferase: MGDSSSANAYAVPDVLVSTDWVAENLGRPDVRVVEVDEDVLLYKQGHVPGAVEIDWLTELQLKDRRDFIDAAAFADLMESKGISNDTTVVLYGDKSNWWAAYALWFFKYNGHADVRLMNGGRQKWVAEGRELTTEVPTYERGEYAVRYRDASIRAFASDVLQHLLKVGSGEGALVDVRSPQEYTGEKLHMPEYPQEGALRGGHIPGAINLPWAQAVREDGTFKDRAELERLYAGKGVTPDKDVIAYCRIAERSSHTWFVLKYLLGYPRVRNYDGSWTEWGNMVGVPIRQGDQP
- the rpe gene encoding ribulose-phosphate 3-epimerase, with amino-acid sequence MSAYKLAASVLAADFTRLGQSVQEAQDAGVEWLHLDVMDGHFVPNISFGPAVVAAVKRSSTLPLDVHLMIARPAQLVERFAAAGADVITVHAEVDPHLHRLLQQVRATGAKVGLAVNPLTPLGVLEAALPYLDLALVMSVNPGFGGQEFIAGSIARIEALRRMRDRANPNCLIEVDGGVTAANVKAVVEAGADVVVAGTAVFGGMGPVADNVTALRAAVT
- a CDS encoding acetyl-CoA carboxylase carboxyltransferase subunit alpha translates to MPLPFEKPIEDLEAKIADMRRYAQEQEVDLSEEIALLEARLDRLKRDTFENLTRWQRVQVARAPGRPTALDYLTKAFSGFQELHGDRTLGDDPAMVTGLAELGGRQVVVVGQQKGRDTKENITRNFGMSHPSGYRKAMRMFDLADKFRLPVVCLIDTPGAYPGLAAEEQGQAWVIAACIQRMSRLEVPAVSVVIGEGGSGGALAIGVANRVLILENAIYSVISPESCAAILWRDSAEAPKAAEALRLTAKDLLEQGVVDRVVPEPLGGAHNSPDEAIAAVQRALVEELDALEGLPPAALLAQRYERFRALGRFAEAA
- the accD gene encoding acetyl-CoA carboxylase, carboxyltransferase subunit beta, with translation MALERLFRRNRPTRKEDDNAPAGLWLKCDACNAQIYRKDLIANLHVCPECGHHYTMPVDDRIDMLADPGTFERWSGAIRPVDPLEFTDTQPYVERLEKAEQRQGRPEAVVTGACELGGTPVALVVMDFFFLGGSMGSAVGEEIARAAERAADEGLALVAVTASGGARMQEGALSLMQMAKTTVALERLAAERLPYVVVLSHPTTGGVTASFATLGDVVFAEPGALISFAGPRVIQQTIKQDLPEGFQRAEFLLQKGMVDDVVPRAELKGRLAAVLKALSGAKERAPLEKLHAAAL
- a CDS encoding polymer-forming cytoskeletal protein, translated to MLRRTPKKQEEPAKREPFTYIHRGTKLVGRVEAVGRVRVHGVVEGDVEVDGVVEVAPAGVIVGSLVRAEELRVLGKVRADVVVSGKVEIWNGGELVGDVKAAALDIEEGARFTGRSEMTGGGSAAELPGEMAELAAATEPGEAASAAAGDADAPGAASVGPGRLSARD
- a CDS encoding SDR family NAD(P)-dependent oxidoreductase; translated protein: MERARVVLVTNVGQGFGRAVSLAYGRAGYHVVCADRDVDLASKTAAEVEELGGQAIPIQADMTTQMDVLTTYQKVLEIFGALGGVVHVAEHVNTTPFENMAEAEFFEVMVEDLRSSFLVLKTAARLLSVGWVVIVAPPALDSVQMHAVQGALARMVTGFRERFKFPRANLVVPSRLSSDPLHDQALVRAVRYLGSPESAGVSGQIVDVDLPEPPRVAEALLPEVRAALDDKVRQDEEYDYAWEYSVDDESPYEEEEDLAAADRDGTEALVAEADDGDDYEAFDLLWTHELGLVGRTPALRHLVDEVAPPPDEAYVAGLEPAVDLYGDLSRLEGADPYDGRPEPSPAYDGEDVYKKR